From Caretta caretta isolate rCarCar2 chromosome 14, rCarCar1.hap1, whole genome shotgun sequence, the proteins below share one genomic window:
- the LOC125621845 gene encoding olfactory receptor 14A16-like, with the protein MSNRTTVTEFLLLGFSDIWELQILHVLVFLVIYLAALVGNLLIFMAIAFDHHLHTPMYFFLMNLSVVDLGSISVTVPKSMANSLMNTKSISYAGCVAQVFFLLSFLTADFSLLIVMAYDRYVAICQPLHYEAMMNSRACVRLAASAWISGILYSVLHTGNVFALTFCNGNIVDQFFCEIPQLLKLTCSDSYLREVRVLAFSICLALGCFVFIIVSYVQIFKSVLRIPSEQGQHKALSTCFPHLIVVSLFIFTGFFAYLKPISSSPSTLDLVVAVLYSMVPPVMNPIIYSMRNKEIKGALRRLTGWKLFTNN; encoded by the coding sequence ATGTCCAACCGAACCACTGTGACCGAGTTCCTTCTCCTGGGATTCTCTGACATTTGGGAGCTGCAGATTTTGCACGTTCTGGTGTTTCTAGTGATTTACCTGGCAGCCCTGGTGGGGAATCTTCTTATCTTCATGGCCATAGCCTTCGACCaccaccttcacacccccatgtacttcttcctgatgaATCTCTCCGTCGTAGACCTTGGCTCCATCTCTGTCACTGTCCCCAAATCCATGGCCAACTCCCTCATGAACACCAAGTCCATTTCCTATGCTGGATGTGTTGCCCAagtctttttccttctctccttcctgacAGCAGATTTTTCCCTTCTCATCGTCATGGCGTATGACCGATATGTCGCCATCTGCCAACCACTGCACTATGAGGCAATGATGAACAGCCGAGCTTGTGTCCGACTTGCAGCCAGTGCCTGGATCAGTGGGATTCTCTACTCTGTGCTACATACTGGAAACGTGTTTGCATTGACCTTCTGTAATGGCAACATAGTGGAtcagttcttctgtgaaatcCCCCAGCTACTCAAGCTCACCTGCTCTGACTCATATTTGAGAGAAGTTAGGGTTCTTGCCTTTAGTATATGTTTAGCCTTAGGCTGCTTTGTTTTTATCATTGTGTCATATGTTCAGATCTTCAAATCAGTGCTCAGAATCCCctctgagcagggccagcatAAAGCCCTATCCACCTGCTTTCCTCACCTCATTGTGGTTTCCTTGTTTATTTTCACTGGCTTCTTTGCTTACCTGAAACCCATCTCCAGTTCCCCATCTACTCTGGATCTTGTGGTGGCTGTTCTCTATTCCATGGTGCCACCAGTGATGAATCCAATCATCTACAGCATGAGGAACAAGGAAATCAAAGGTGCCCTGAGGAGACTGACTGGGTGGAAGTTATTCACCAATAATTAA